The segment TCCCTCCCTCTGAATCCATTCCCCctccctctcttcttcctctctcttgtTTTCACCAAGTGTCAGATCCTTCCTCCCCAACCTGAATTCCAGGATAGTGCCAGAGCCATGGCCAGTGGTCATTTTTCCATTCAGGCAGTTTGCTCCTCTAGCATCTTGTTAGCTTCTCCCTGGGGTTGCCGCCTCTGCTACAGTGCTGGAGGTAGTCCCCAGCCTCACATGTCTGTCTCTCTCCTGATGGTGAGATGCCTGGTCTGTCAGACTGTGCAGGAACCCTTCTCTGGTGGCAGCATTGCTGTTAGTGCTGCCATCCTTCAGGGTTGTGATGGAAACTTTCTGCCTGCTGGCACTTCACAAGCTCTACTCTTAGCCTGTGCCAGGGAGTTCCTGGGTTTGTGCTCACACTGCTTAGATTTCCGTCCTTCTCCTTGGGTTCAGATAGGACCAATAGAGTTATGATTTATCCTCCAGACAGTCTGTTTCCAGCAGTTTCTGTTGCCTCTTCTCTTGCCTTGTACTCTGCTTGTTCTGAGGATGATTATTTGCCCTCTTCTAATGGTGGCCCTTCTCCTTCTTGGCTGTTTGGTTCCTGCTTCACCCGCAGTGAGGCCACCAGTGTCTCTCCATAGCACTTCCCACAAGAGGAAGCAGGAGAGAAGGCAGCAAAAGCCACTTAGGcattggtttggggttttttgtggtctAAATTCTGCAAAGACCCCTCTTGGCCCTGCCAGCCACCAGGCTGGTGCTCTctcccaggcagcagtgcccaggtcaAAGCTTCTTGTCGACTGGCCATGTGTCCCTTTTGactggctggcagtgctgctctgggaagccACTGGATTTCCCCTGGATGAGGGTGGCAACTTTGGGCACACGCCTTGCTCTCTTCCTTGCACTGGTGCTGTGCTACCAGCCCTGCCAGACTCCTGAGGGCTCTGCCTCATGACAGAtaccctccctgccccacactCATCCTACTTCCTCTCTGGCTGGCACAGTACAGCTCGAACAGCATCAGATCCTTTTGCAGGCTGCAGCCCGGCATGTGGTATCgctgctgcactgcccagccAGGAACCCGTCCTCACTCACCATCCTGCTCTGTTGCCTCCAGACTGAGACCATGGTCTGTTAATCCTGGTTTCCCCCTGGATGTGCTAATAGGAATGGAACCAGCAGGTAAGCCAGGTCCCTGACCCAACCCACCAGGCCTGGCTGTGTTATTCCATGTCGGGCTCTGGTGGCGCGGTGTCCCCAAGGAACAGAGGGTTTCTGCCCCACTGCCTGGGACACGCTCCCTCTCTGCAGGTCATTTGGCACTGGGTTTTTCTTGGGTGTTGAAGCGTGGTGCCCTTCCCCAGGCAAAGAAATAGAGGAAAGCTGTGCCTGGCATAGCTCCAGATCCAGGTGCTGGGAGATCTTGGCAAAAGCACGGGGTCCAGCCTGTTCTCTGAGCAATGAGGGGGccttggcaggagcagggcagagagtgGAAGAGTTCTGAGTGGGCTTCCCTTAAGAGCCAAAGCTCTTGGAGTCCTATCATAGGGCACCAGTACAGACTGCAAtactatcaaaaaaaaaacaaccaaaaatcaACATCGTGGGCTTAGGAGGGGCCAGACCCCTGGTATGGGCACATGGAGCTCCATGTGCTGTGTCCACAGGGATGGtacctgtgctgctcagctgagctggtgAAGCCCTGGGCCTGGCTCTGTCCCATTCATGTGGCCAGAATGAGGGCTCTGGCAATGCCTGGCTCAAGGACAGGAGAAGACAGAGGTGACCAGGTGCtttctccctgtgcctgcttgGAGTGCAGGGGGCTGTGGTCCCAGGCTCTGTTCTGTGGGGAGGTGGTGGGCTCCCCTGGTGCTGTCAGAGGCTGAGCTCTACTGTGAGCTGGATGGGCACTCAGCAGGGAGGAACTGCCCTGGGAGGCACTTGGCACTGCCAAGAGAACTTCCCTGGGATACAGGCCCTTGCATCTTGAGGAGGGTGAGAAGCAGAGCTATGCCCCAGCTGATGCCCATCCAGGCTGTTGGGCACTCCTCACAGAGGATGTTCAAGAAGATCTTAGGGTGTACTTGGAGACACTTTGGGTGATACTTTCCTGTTTCTGGCGTGGGGCTGACATTTTCTAGCATGATGCTTCAAACAGCAGTATCTGGGCTTGGCAAAAGTTGGTGCAGTCCCTCATTTTAgtggctggtgctggcagcacctgaTGACTGGTGTTGAGAACTCAGCTGGGAGGGGTTTGTGGTGCTAGCAGGTCAGCCTGTCCTTATACATCCATTCTCCTGAAAGGCAGCGGTTGCCAGGGAGAAAATGGCTGTGACTTCAGTGGAACACGGGGAAGAGAATGAAAGGACACAGGTGAAATTGTGTTTGTTCTGGTATGGACACACTCTTTCTTCCCCTGCACCACGCTGATTCTTGCTGTTGGTTGCTGATTTTGCTTCCCATTGGTTGATAGTGCCACACAAGTCATGGTACAAGGCTCCctcagggatggaggagggacACAGCAACCTTCCAGGCAGGCAGAGTACAGCATGTTACCACTTCAGCATCTGCCCACAACTGAGGGCATTCACTTGCTTTCCTACCTGCTTTGGTGCAGACCTCatggggtgccaggaggagctggtcTTTGCGAAAAGCTTTTGTTGAGGTTTTAGAACCGTGGTTTGTCATGCTGCAGCACTGATTTGCCCTGCTGCAAGTGCTCCTTGGGTGCAGTTGTATTGTATCTCAACAGGTCCTGTTCTGGCTGGTTGCTGGCAgtgcccttccccagcagtgGTGGTGGCTTTTGAGCTGTCCAGCTCTCAGAGACTGGTCATGACAGCCTGTAATTACAAATCTTATTTGAAATGTAGTGAAAGAACAGCCTGTTTtctgggacaggtgaggtcaGGCAGCAAGCACAGCTGATGCTGGCTTCCCATGTGCAAGTTGCAGGGATGCAGAATTTGCCAGACCAGGATGGCAGAAGGGGATTGCACTTGAGTGTCGCTGCTCTCAGCAtccatttggggtttttgttcaTCTGCCTAGCCCCTGACCCTGTTGTTTCCAGCCTTCAGAGCAGTACTCACTGCTGGCTCGGGGTGCCCAGACAGTGACTTCCCACTGGATGGGTGCTGCAGTGAGTCCCCATTTGAGGGATGCATaggagggaggtggggagggcaTGATCCCTAGGGATAGGCACGATTTCCTCCTTTACCTGGAGGTGCCTGGGCTGGTGAAGTCCATGAGCTGTCTGCCACAGAGGTGCTGAGGGTGGAGGTGCCCAAGGGCTCCTGCACACTCTGAAGGTGTTGCAccatgagctgctgcttcagctgacTCTTCTCCACACCCTCTTCCAGGCATCAAAGCCGCAGTTCCCGTGGATTATGACCACAGGGGAGCTGTGTTGCATCTGCAAATCTCCGTTGTGCATCAAGGGCACATCTGAACAGGTGAGTGCTGTGCACATGAAAGGATTGCTGTCTTTGTGCTGGGGAAAACTGGTGGGGAGCCATTATGATTCAGGGCTGTCAGGCTCCTCATTTCTGCCTTCCCTGACAGGCATCTCATATTGGAAGAAAACAATTCCAAGCTCTTCTCCTTATCTGTAGGGCCAGAAAGTGTCCTGTGCTGTGGGTGGAAGGGGGAGGAGGTGAACATGAGACCAGGAGCTAGCTGGAGGCCCAGAGGTTGCTGCAGTGCCTTGGAAAGCAAGGCATGAAATGGTCGccagaaagaaagaggaatcTGTTCCTATGCACAGGGTTTCATACAGGAAGGCATGCAAAAGGGATGTAAAATCAAGCCAGGTATGAGAGTTCACAGTTtagcttaaaatatttgtggtttAAATGGAAATCAATGTGTTAGCACTGCCTGAGATGTATGTGGCCTTTGATTTGggaggctgggaaaggctgagcctaaatgctgccttccctgcctgcGTGACCCTGCAGACAGGAAGCGCCCCCCTGCCCTTCTCCCGGGAAGCATCTGAAtcaccccagccctgcatctccccctttccttcccctcagaGCCACTGTGGACCctgaagagctggagaggacGTTGCAGAGGTTCAGAGGCACACCGTGATGGTGGGAGCCATTCCACGGCAGCCACGCCGCTTCTGGGGGGTGCCTGACTGGCAGGCgtctgcagccagctgtgccaaggACCGCCTGCTGCGGGGCAGGGAGGCTGATCCAGAGACACGCAGGGGTGAGAACTGTGGGGGCAGCCAGGATGGGCGGCACTGTTGGGGGCTACACAGAGGGGTTGAGGTTGGCAGGGACATCTGGACCAGCCCCACCAAGAACCATTGCCCAGGACTTTGTCCTGATCACTTCTGTATATCTCCAAGGATGAAGATTTTGCAACATCCCTAGGTTTATAGTGCTTAGTCATGGTTAAACAAAATGGTGTTTTCTGATATTCAGAGGGAACCTCTTATTTAGATATCTGGATGAGATCTCACCAagccttctgttctccaggctgagcagtccCAGGTCTCATAGGACAGATGCTccatttccttaattttttagTGTCCCTGTTTTGCACTCTCtcagatgtggcctcaccagcactgagcagagagggaggatCAGTTTGCTCAACCTGCTGTTAATCCTGTGCCTGGTGCactattgtttttctttgctgcaaaggaacattgctggctcatggtCAATATGGCAcccaccaggacccccaagGCCTTTTTTattgtgctgctttccagccagtCAGTCCCCAGCATATCCTGGTGCATGGTTATACCTTTTATCACTCATTTTAAACAGAATCCCTGGTCTCAAGCACCTTGGCCTGCCATTTTCACATCCACATCCCAGCAGGGTCAAAATAGCATATGCAGGCTTATTCTCCACATAGCCTTGATCCACTTGGAGAACAAATTTCCCTATTGCTCACTTGCCCCTAAGCCCTTACGCCACAAGATCAGGCACAGCTGCAAAGAAAGGCAAAAGGTAGAGCTGCCAGGCATGGGCAGTTTGTCCTCAGTCTGCTGGTGACTTTTCCTGCATCTCCTCAGCTCTTGCAgccatttcagtatttttcatgCCCGAAACAAGCCAACATGTGGACAAGATTCTCACAGCTCTCAAACTGGACTGAAAATCAAAAGTGAGGCACCATGCTGCACAGAGAAGGGCAGACCCTTGGAGCTGGCAGGAGTGGGTGGATGGTGACCCTGGTATCTCCCAGCTGCTGattgaggtgctggagatgCCTGGTCTAAGCTGGCAGAGGTAACAGGGTTGTTGTACAggttcctgtccctgctgtagggctggcaccagccctgcctcatTCAGTGCACATGGCCAGGGCAGGATGTCTtggccagcactgggagatgtTGCTGCTGTTGCCCAAAGGGGTGATTACAGGCCTGAGCCCCTGGGACTGGTCTGACCTGCCTGACTCCTGTGCTCCACAACAGCACAAGCGTGTCCCTGGCAGAGGGCAGgcctcttcctccccacctGTCCAGACTTGTCCACAGGTGTCTCCTGCCTGTCTGGAGACTTCTCTCCTTGCCTGAGCCAGGAAGTGCGTGCTGAACCTGCAGCTGTGATGCCTCAGGGTTTCCCAGAAAGGCACATCAGCCTCGTTCCTCTTCCTGTCCCTGGAGAGGGAGATTCAAATGGGCTGTGTGAGGAGCCATATCCCAGTGGGTCCTTTGCAGCCAGAAACCTGGATGAGGATGGAGATCCGTGGCTGATCCTCGTCCctctgctctcttttttttccagatgctgtgctgcagagcacctCATAGTTGAGGGCTCACACAGAGATCCTGGGTGAGAGGAGGCCCAGCTTCCACCCTCAGTCCTTGCACCCTGACCTGTGGCACTTTACAgtccccctcctgctgctgcatgggCTCCACTTGGAGTCCCAGCAAGTGAGGCTCCATGCGGCACATCCACACAGAGACGTCTCTGTCCCCGGAGCGCAGCACGGAGCCCAGCCTGTCCCGGCCCAGGGGGGAGACACCCTTGGAGCCTTCCTCGCAGTGCTGCACCCACCGCAGCATCCTTATGGGCTACAATGAGACAGAGATCAAGCGCCAGAAGGTTTACCAGGTGTCCATCTTCTCCCatctctccagctcctctgagaGCACGGAGCAGCGGGCAGGCACCCGGCCAGCGGTCAAGAGGGGATACCCTGAGCAGCGAACTCTGGAGGGGGGACGAGATCCCAAACGAACTCATTGGGGTGACAGGGGGGTGGATGGgggccctgggcagccttcCCTGGATGATGATGATACCTTTGAAGATGGTCTGCTGGTGGAGGAGCTCTCCCTTtgtggctctgcccagcacttCTCCCACAGTGGGCTGCGGGTGGTGGAGCACCGCTGTGAGGGCAGCCCTAGCCACAGCCCCAAGGCCAGCAGAGAGGACAAGTCGCAGGAtgtctccttctcctcctcctcctcctcctcctcctggccccGGCACATTGCTTGCAGTACTTTGCACATGAGAGACAGTTGCCCTGTCTCATCAGGGGATCAGCCCATAGACTATGGAGAGAATGGGGAGCCATCAAGTGGCCACAATGTACTTCACCTTGAATTGCACAGTATTGCACAAACAACCCAGTTGGACCCTGGTGGGAAGAGAGAGaagccagggagcagcccagctcacacCAGCAGGGCTAGCGGAGAAGCAGAAGGGCCAGCAGTGGCCAATGGGTGCAGGGAGTCCCCAGTTCCGCAGAGAGCGCTCAGCCCCGAGCCCAGCAACCTGAGTTCCCAGGAGATGACAccctgtgggagcagccagctcagcagcacctgcccagcCAAAAGGAAGTTGCTGCCCGCTGGTGAGGTTATGGCTGACTCCTGCTCTGAGGATGAGAGCCTGTCCCCACCAGCAAGGAAGAAGAGGGTCCTGCCATGCCATcctgtgcccacagcctgcCGCAGCACTGATGCCAAGGGAGCTCCATTCTGGAATCacctgcttcctgcagccaaGGTGAGTGTTGCTCCTGGGGGAAAgcagggaatggcctggggatgctcagagctCAGGACTGTGCTTGTGGGCAGTGTGGTCCACTGTGGCACCatgccctgtcctgtccctgagTTGCAGTACTGGTGTGAGCAAGGCAGTAGCTGACAGTCAGCCCTGACACACATGGTCTGTTTGAACCAGCTCTTGACATCTTGCAGTCACTGGATCCTCTGCATGCAACTGGCTTTTGCTCCTGGAGAGCCTTGATTGGACAGGAGACAACCTCCCCATGGCAGTGAGAGCTGCACATGTCATGAAGCCACTTTTGGAATCTGATGGCTTCATGTTAAGCCATGATATACCAGCAACCTTGGGAAGAGGGCTGGCCTCTGCCTGCGTGATGAGGAGGAAGGCAGATGTGTGGGATGGCTTGAACTCCTGGCCATGATGCCCATTAGAGCAAGTGACCAGTGGCAGGCAGTGGGACTGGACATGCTTTGACCAAGGAgcccagtgctgtgtgcagagATGCCACTGGCTTCTCtgccattttggggtccctgtggcaTGTCCTCAAGGTGCCACAAGCTCTCAGCAATGGGGCAGACGTGTGAGGTTTGCAACCTTCCCtagcagctcaggagctgcctccAATTCCCCCTTTGTTACCCTGCCTCTCTTATCAGCCCCCTGCCCTTGCCCTATCCTgccagctgaggctgcagcaggctcAGGCCAGACCTGGcaccttcttctttttctctgggGCATCCCATGGTGTGGGGACCCACAGGAACTGATGTCAGAGCTACCCTGGCTTcttgctgcctggagctgggacacGCCATCCATGGCACACAGCTCCATTGCTGCCTGCCTTTTTCATGactgtcccccagcccagctgctcccagcactgtcctTGCAGAGTGAAgccctccagcagcttccctgggttTTCCCGCCTGGTCATGCCAGCCAGCTCCATCATCCCTTTGTGTTGTGCTACCCTTTGTGTGGCTTCCAGAAGGGAAAGCCCCTGAAAAAGGGTCATCTTtaaaaggaggctgcagtgtGACTGTGGCTTtaacccccccaccccacagctgtAGGATCCTAGCTGTGggtgggggtggcactgcctggtggcactgctgaggaCTTTGCATGAATCACCAGGGGACAGAACTTTTCAGAGGCTGGTCGGCAAGTGTCCTTGTAGGTGTCACCAGTCTCTGGGAGGTGCAAGGGGGTGTCATTGCATGGCTCTGTCTACAGGTGTCTTGtcactggggctgctcctgagaCCTGCTTTCTAAAGAGGGAACAATGTGTTGTACCCTTGGGTACCAACACCCTCATTCCCAGCTGAGCCACTAAAGGTTTTGGGCAGCCCTGTGTTCCCACCAGACACCCCAGTCcttgtgctgccctgctggccagTCCTCCAGAGGCGCTGATGGCTGCCTGAGGACAGGAGCCTGTTCCATCTGCTGGGACCCTCCTGGGAATATGGGGCAGGGCAAAGGACGATGGCACCTCCCAGGGGTGCATGGGCCCTGGTTGCTGCCCTAACATGGTTCTCCATTTCGTGTCCTCTCCAGAGCTCTTCAGATTGCACTGCGGTTGGGAGGAGGCTGAAGAGTGGGCTGCGTCTCAAATCGTGAgtgtcctggcagccctgtgggATGGACatgggggctcagggtgggccTGCCCACctcagtgccctgcagccccatggGAGGTTCCCCTTGGGTTGAgtcctctgccctgccctggcccatGTATCTCCCCTCCATAAGACTGCAGGACTGGGGCAGGGGGTGgtgtttcttctttccctgGGATGTAGGAAAGGAGGTTCAACCTCTAGCAAAGGTATGGGGGACCTGGAGAGGGATCCACATTCCCAGGAAGATGAAAaacccagggctgtgtgctctTCAGTCCAACACCAGTCTTCTCTCCTCACTCCAAGGCGACATCTCCGGACCAGCCTCCGGAGGGGCACCAGGTCCCCCACAGTGCCCTGGGCCACCACCACTGTCAGCCATGCTCTGCTGGGCAACTTTGAGGTAACGGTGCCTTTCTGCTGGGGGGAGGTGGGTCCCAGGGACTCCACACAGGGCTAGCA is part of the Camarhynchus parvulus chromosome Z, STF_HiC, whole genome shotgun sequence genome and harbors:
- the FAM214B gene encoding protein FAM214B — encoded protein: MRHIHTETSLSPERSTEPSLSRPRGETPLEPSSQCCTHRSILMGYNETEIKRQKVYQVSIFSHLSSSSESTEQRAGTRPAVKRGYPEQRTLEGGRDPKRTHWGDRGVDGGPGQPSLDDDDTFEDGLLVEELSLCGSAQHFSHSGLRVVEHRCEGSPSHSPKASREDKSQDVSFSSSSSSSSWPRHIACSTLHMRDSCPVSSGDQPIDYGENGEPSSGHNVLHLELHSIAQTTQLDPGGKREKPGSSPAHTSRASGEAEGPAVANGCRESPVPQRALSPEPSNLSSQEMTPCGSSQLSSTCPAKRKLLPAGEVMADSCSEDESLSPPARKKRVLPCHPVPTACRSTDAKGAPFWNHLLPAAKSSSDCTAVGRRLKSGLRLKSRHLRTSLRRGTRSPTVPWATTTVSHALLGNFEESILKGRFAPSGRIEGFTAEIGASGSYCPQHVTLPVDVTYFDISEHSVPSPFLGVIDLEALGKKGYSVPKAGTIQVTLFNPNKTVVKMFLVTYDFQDMPANHMTFLRHRIFLVPVGEEEGSTVAPSDPLGTSPPRRVLCYLMHLRFHSSKSGKIYLHDDIRLLFSRKSIEVDSGIPYELKSFTEMPRNPCYSPRA